TAATTTCTGGCCTTGTGTTtgggaggagtgggatgggggctTTTCCTCCTGGGGTTCACCTCTGCCTCAGACGCTGGCTTTGCCCTCACCCTAGGTACCACCCTCGGGTTCTCTACATTGATATTGACATCCACCATGGCGATGGGGTTCAGGAAGCGTTCTACCTCACTGACCGAGTCATGACGGTATCCTTCCACAAGTATGGAAACTACTTCTTCCCTGGCACAGGTATGGGAGTAGGAATGCCTGTCCCCTTCACACTCCTCAGCTCTTACCATGACTGCCTCCTCCGCAGGCTCAGGTCTCAGTTCAGGTGGCCCCTCCTTGGAGAAACCTTTCCTGATCACCCTGTTACTCTGTCACATcactctgcttttttcttttcaagcacGGATTGCTGTTTGAATTTATTGTGGGGTTTTGTTTGGTTTACTGTCTCCCACCTAATCATGCCTGTCTCCCAAGAATATGAGCTTGGtgggatttcatttattttgttagtTCTTTTTCCTGTTGTATCCCGATACCTAGTTCACAGCTTGGCTCATAGTAGGCCCTCCAAGAGTATCTGTTGAACGAATGCAAGCTGCAAGAGACTTAGTGGTTTGAGGGAGTGTGTGGCAGACGTACAAAGATGGAGTGAGAGGCCCTCAGAGTACATGGTGGGGTTGAAGCAGCCGGCACCCCCACCCACCTCTTCCCCACAGGTGACATGTATGAAGTTGGAGCAGAGAGTGGCCGCTACTACTGCCTCAATGTACCCCTGCGGGATGGCATTGATGACCAGAGTACGTACTAAAGTCTTCTCCTTGCTCACTAgactccttctctgtctccctctttgaGTTAACCTCTTCTGCCTGGTATTATCTACTGTTGGGCCAGGTGTCCTTCAGGATGAATGGCCTTCAGAGGGACCATGAACTCCCCGGAAATTGTATGCAAcatattgtgtgtatgtgcatttttCTGGGAAAAAGGTCATTAGCTTCCATCGGTCCCTCCAGAAGTCTCAtgaacttccccacccagaagTTCGGAACCAATGGTTGTCCCTTTGGGTTGCCCCTTTCCTGGGCTACACGCTCTCTGAAccccctttttccttttgttccctgTCTCCCCATCCCCTTGGGGTGCCAGGTGCCCATCTTTGGCCCTCTCCCAGGTTACAAGCACCTTTTCCAGCCAGTTATCAACCAGGTGGTGGACTTCTACCAACCTACGTGCATTGTGCTCCAGGTAATACGGTCAGTGCCTCCTCAGGCCTTCAGGCTTGAGGGAAGAGAGCAGGAAAGAGGAGAATCCCTAGgctggtgggggaagggaagtgaAGGACATTGGTGACATTCTGAGTAGTTCTCTCACTGCAGCCACCTGGGGTTTTGATTTTTTCAGTGTGGAGCTGACTCTCTGGGCTGTGATCGATTGGGCTGCTTCAACCTCAGCATTAGAGGACACGGGTGAGAACTGCTCTCCTTCCACTCCCCCAGGTTTTCAAGTGGCCTTGGGCCTCAATACATGGAACAGGGGTAGCCGGGAAACAGGTCTCACCTCCTTTTGGGACTCAAAAATAGCTACATGTTGTACTTTGAACCAGAAGTGTCATCTTGAGCAGCGTTCCCCAGTTGGCAACATTCACATTAGGTTTTTATTAAGCACCTGTTGTGTTCCAGGCATTGTACTAGGAGATGGGGAGGCAGTCAGGGAACTCCCATGAAGTTTACGGTTCAGCCTAGGAAACAGGCAAAACTATAAGTAAGCAAATAAGATAGGTAGATTGTTATAAACtctatagaagaaaaagaaagttaagatGTGGGATAACAGTGGAGAAACTACTTTAGATACTGTGATTTGGAAGCAATTTTCCAAAATTCTGAGCCCTGGAGCCTAAAAGGAGTGAGCcataagaggaagagagagaggtcCATCCCAAGCAGTGAGAAGAGCGCGTGCAGACATGCCGAGACAGGGCAGAAGGTGTCATGGAGGAGATGAAGTAAAACCAGTCAGGTGGAACACAGAGAGCAGGCTGGAGGTGGTTTGAGGTGACATCTGAGAAGTCGGCAGCGTTGGGGTCGTGCAGAGCCTGTAGACCTTGCTAAGGAGTCTGGATTATATTTCAGATGTGTTGGGAAACTGTTGACAGGTTTTAAGCAGGGAACTGACATGATCCAGCTTGCGTTTTAAAGTGACTGctcaagacttccctggcagttcagtggttaggactctgcacttccactgcaggaggcatgggcttgatccctggttggggaagtaagatctcacatgccttgagGCACGGCCGAAAAAAAAAAGCCGCTGCTCTGAGTGCTGAATGGAGAAAGGTTTGGGGTGGGACTGGGCACACAGGAGTGGAAGTGGGAAGACCAGTTAGGGAGCTCTTGGTGTTGTTGTCTTAGACAGGGGGCTAAGTTGGAGGAGGTGGCGGGGGAGAGAGGTAGGTGATATGAGTTATATTTTGGTGGCTAAACTGACAGCACTTGCTGGTACATTGGTGAGACTAGTTGATTAACAGGGTGGGTGCTGAGCAGGACAGAGGTGAGAGTGCAGTCTGTTTTAAATTTCACTGAGACACAACGTGCAGACAGTAAAATGCACATATCTCAGGGATGTAACTCAGTGATTTTCACTACCaagatcaagatacagaacattcctAGTTTCCTTGTGCCCCTTTCCAGTTAGTCGCTAGAAGTGTGTTCTCTGGCTTTTGAAAACTTCTTCCACCCATTCCTCTGGTTTCTTTTAACAGGGAATGCGTTGAATATGTCAAGAGCTTCAATATCCCTCTGCTGGTGCTAGGTGGTGGTGGCTACACTGTCCGGAATGTTGCCCGCTGCTGGTGAGCATGCCCCATGTTTTCTCCTCTCCCTTGTACAGTGTGAGCTAGGGGCTCCCTGAGAAATGGCCAGTGGACCTTTCAGCCCACTCGCTCAGCCTGCCCTCCTGGTTTGTTTCAGGACATATGAGACATCGCTGCTGGTAGAAGAGGCCATTAGTGAAGAGCTTCCCTATAGTGGTAAGGACCACCCCATGATGCCCCCACAGCAAGAAGGCCATTCTCACAAGACCATAGAATGGCCTGGTTTGAAAGCGGGTGGGAAGTTTGACTTTCTCAGAGCTCTGCAGACTAAACCCCTGGGCCCAGAGCGGGGAAGAGGTTGAGCAGCTGTTATGTAGGTGTTTTGGATGGAAAGGAAAGAGATAGGCAACTCTTGGGACCTGCCTGTGTCTATTTGAGCCATCATGTCTCCTCCTTTTTCCCCAAGAATACTTCGAGTACTTTGCCCCGGACTTCACGCTCCATCCAGATGTCAGCACCCGCATCGAGAATCAGAATTCACGCCAGGTCAGCAGCTTGGAGAAGCTGAGCACAAGGGTGGAGGAGCCAAGGAAAGGTCCAGGATGTGGGAAATCAGAGAAACCAGGGAAGAGAATCTCAGCCCTCACTATCTCTGTTATCAGCTAGTAGGCAGCCTCGGTGAAAGCACAGGCAGTCAGGGTTGGGAGGACGGACAGTTACCAGCTGGGGGATTCAAACTAAGATGCAAAATAGGACTGAAACTAGGACTGCGGGGACAAAAGGCAACTACAAGCATTGACATCCTGGGAGTCACTGGGAGCTGCTCATTGTCTATTCCTCATCCCCAACCAGTATCTGGACCAGATCCGCCAGACAATCTTTGAAAACCTGAAGATGCTGAACCATGCACCTAGCGTCCAGATTCACGATGTGCCGGCAGACCTCCTAACCTACGACAGGACTGATGAGGCTGATGCGGAGGAGAGGGGTCCCGAGGAAAACTACAGCAGGTCTGGAGTAGGGACATAAGAGGAGGGAATTCCAGCAAGCTTTGGGGGAAAAAGTAAGAGGGGAAAAGTAAGTTAGACAGCATTAGTCTAATTGTCCTCAGTTTACCTTCTTCAGTATGCAACCATCCCATGCTTTTTTTTTGCCCTGATTTAATGATGTAAGTGACATACATTTATTGTaaaacttttcagttcagttcagtcgctcagtcatgtccgactctttgcgaccccatggactgcagcacgccaggcctacctgtccatcaccaactcccggagtttactcacactcatgtccattgagtcggtgatgccatccaacaatctcatcctctgtcatccccttctcctcctgccttcaatctttcccagcatcagggtcttttccaatgagtcagctcttcacatcagtgaccaaagtattggagtttcagcttcagcatcagtccttccaatgaacacccaggactgatctgctttaggatggactggttggatctccttgcagtccaagggactctcaagagtcttctccaacaccacagttcaaaaccatcaattcttctgtgctcagctttctttatagtccaactctcacatccatacatgactactggaaaaaccgtagccttgactagacagacctttgttggcaaagtaatgtctctgctttttaatatgctgtctaggttggtcataacttttcttccaaggagtaaacatcttttaatttcatggctgcagtcaccatctgaagtgattttggagcccaagaaaataaagtctgtcactatttccactgtttccccatctatttgccatgaagtgatgggactggatgccatgatcttagttttctaaatgttgagttttaagccaactttttcatgctcctctttcactttcatcaagaggctctttagttcttcactttctggcatcagggtggtgttatttgcatatctgaggttattgatatttctcccggcaatcttgattccagcttgtgcttcatctagcccagtgtttctcacgatgtactctgcacataagttaaataagcagggtgacaatatacagtcttaacgtactcctttcctgagttggaaccagtctgttgttccatgtccagttctaagtccATGTTACAGTTTCTGTAGATGACAACTGCACTGTTCAACATTTATGTATAAACAGAAGGGCATACATACACTCATTTTC
This genomic window from Cervus canadensis isolate Bull #8, Minnesota chromosome 4, ASM1932006v1, whole genome shotgun sequence contains:
- the HDAC3 gene encoding histone deacetylase 3; protein product: MAKTVAYFYDPDVGNFHYGAGHPMKPHRLALTHSLVLHYGLYKKMIVFKPYQASQHDMCRFHSEDYIDFLQRVSPTNMQGFTKSLNAFNVGDDCPVFPGLFEFCSRYTGASLQGATQLNNKICDIAINWAGGLHHAKKFEASGFCYVNDIVIGILELLKYHPRVLYIDIDIHHGDGVQEAFYLTDRVMTVSFHKYGNYFFPGTGDMYEVGAESGRYYCLNVPLRDGIDDQSYKHLFQPVINQVVDFYQPTCIVLQCGADSLGCDRLGCFNLSIRGHGECVEYVKSFNIPLLVLGGGGYTVRNVARCWTYETSLLVEEAISEELPYSEYFEYFAPDFTLHPDVSTRIENQNSRQYLDQIRQTIFENLKMLNHAPSVQIHDVPADLLTYDRTDEADAEERGPEENYSRPEAPNEFYDGDHDNDKESDVEI